Proteins encoded by one window of Lactobacillus sp. ESL0684:
- the phnE gene encoding phosphonate ABC transporter, permease protein PhnE gives MTDTNKEMLLELPKKKFKVMNLLWVIIFVAGLFVSTDVTNTNLGALFANFSQFTDIFIQMLHPDWSYLGSVVPLLLETIKMAILGTVIGSALAFVYSLLIARNIIKNKAVTGVLRLIMNIIRTIPDLLLGAIFVAIVGIGPVAGVLALAICTFGIVVKLFYEAIETIDPGPIEALTAVGANKLQIIMFAVLPQVITYFISYCLYAFEINVRASTVLGYIGAGGIGLYLQQTLQVFDYAKTGTIIIVIILVVVLIDYVSSKSREALMD, from the coding sequence ATGACTGATACCAATAAGGAAATGCTACTGGAATTACCTAAGAAAAAATTCAAAGTTATGAATTTGCTGTGGGTCATTATTTTTGTAGCTGGATTATTTGTTTCAACAGATGTTACTAATACCAATTTAGGGGCGTTGTTTGCCAACTTTAGTCAATTTACGGATATTTTTATTCAGATGTTACACCCTGATTGGTCTTATTTAGGTTCGGTTGTTCCCTTACTCTTAGAGACAATCAAGATGGCTATTTTGGGAACAGTCATTGGTTCTGCTTTGGCCTTTGTCTATTCGTTGTTAATTGCACGTAATATTATTAAAAATAAGGCAGTTACTGGCGTTTTAAGATTAATTATGAATATTATCAGAACAATTCCGGACTTGCTGCTTGGAGCAATCTTTGTAGCAATTGTCGGAATTGGGCCAGTTGCCGGTGTTTTAGCGTTAGCAATTTGTACTTTTGGAATTGTCGTTAAATTGTTTTATGAGGCAATTGAAACGATTGATCCTGGTCCAATTGAAGCATTGACCGCAGTTGGTGCCAATAAATTACAAATTATTATGTTTGCTGTTTTACCACAAGTAATTACGTATTTCATTTCATATTGTTTGTATGCTTTTGAAATTAATGTTCGGGCCTCAACTGTACTTGGCTATATTGGTGCTGGTGGTATTGGACTGTATCTGCAACAGACGCTGCAAGTCTTTGATTATGCCAAAACGGGAACAATTATTATTGTAATTATTTTGGTTGTGGTCTTAATCGATTATGTTTCGTCTAAATCTCGGGAGGCGTTGATGGACTAA
- the phnE gene encoding phosphonate ABC transporter, permease protein PhnE produces the protein MNTKMKTLPPKPVDSKKRLLHWSLGIVTVALIVWSCTGMDFGGIKATAGQIAGAIFSGIFHPDWSYVYNGSGEDLVSQLWQTICIAFLGTFISAIISLPFAFWAAHTKHKKWYVSRTGKIVLAIVRSFPEIVLALMFIKAVGPGSAAGVLALGFHSVGMLAKLFSEAIENLDDGPNEAVTAVGGSKTNVTMFATLPNLMPALISNTLYRFDVSIRSASILGLVGAGGIGYPLIIALQYRQWDRVGIILLGIIIMVIVIDWISGMIRKKLV, from the coding sequence ATGAATACAAAAATGAAAACTTTACCTCCTAAACCAGTTGATTCGAAAAAAAGATTATTGCACTGGTCACTAGGGATAGTCACTGTTGCATTAATTGTTTGGTCTTGTACTGGAATGGACTTTGGTGGAATTAAGGCAACGGCTGGACAGATTGCTGGTGCGATTTTTAGTGGGATTTTTCATCCTGATTGGTCATATGTGTATAATGGTAGCGGTGAAGATTTGGTTTCACAATTATGGCAAACTATCTGTATTGCATTTTTAGGAACGTTTATTTCTGCAATAATTTCCTTACCATTTGCTTTTTGGGCTGCGCATACGAAACATAAAAAATGGTATGTCTCGCGTACAGGTAAGATAGTTTTAGCAATTGTTCGGTCATTTCCAGAAATTGTGTTGGCCTTAATGTTTATTAAGGCAGTTGGTCCGGGTTCGGCAGCCGGTGTGTTGGCCTTAGGATTTCATTCAGTTGGGATGCTAGCAAAGCTATTTTCTGAAGCAATAGAAAACTTGGATGACGGTCCAAATGAAGCTGTTACGGCAGTTGGAGGATCTAAAACTAATGTAACGATGTTCGCAACTTTACCTAACTTAATGCCAGCTTTAATCTCTAATACATTGTACCGATTCGATGTGTCAATTCGTTCAGCTTCAATTCTTGGCTTAGTTGGTGCTGGTGGTATTGGTTATCCGTTAATTATTGCTTTGCAATATCGCCAATGGGATCGTGTAGGAATTATCCTATTAGGTATCATTATCATGGTAATTGTGATTGACTGGATTTCGGGTATGATTCGGAAGAAGCTAGTTTAA
- a CDS encoding phosphate/phosphite/phosphonate ABC transporter substrate-binding protein — protein MKKIRRFLLGFVAILGTVLLTACSQQTSQSKSKSYTPKSLTVEFVPSIAANKLEGRAKPLEKMLSKKLGIPVHVLVSTSDNALMEAMRSKKVDVGFLPPDGYVVAHRRGAADVLLQSERYDIKQPGGRWTNTLTKSFRAEIVARKDSKVKNWKDLKGKSVSIQSPTSTAGYIYPIAELKQKGFDVLKNCKLVTVTGHDQAVLNVLNGDTDAAFVFEDARNKVLKDYPKIMSKVVPIYFTKARIPNDTVSVVPSMSKAFRKKLSKAFIEISKSKKGHKLIENVYAHEGYVPVKDSDFDTVRKYEKIVKTMQK, from the coding sequence ATGAAAAAAATAAGACGGTTTTTATTAGGCTTTGTTGCGATTTTGGGTACAGTATTGTTAACAGCTTGTTCACAGCAAACTTCACAATCAAAAAGTAAAAGTTATACGCCCAAATCGTTAACTGTAGAGTTCGTTCCCAGTATTGCAGCTAATAAGTTGGAGGGACGGGCTAAGCCATTAGAGAAAATGCTTTCTAAAAAACTAGGTATACCAGTACATGTATTAGTCTCAACTAGTGATAACGCGCTAATGGAGGCAATGCGTTCTAAGAAAGTGGATGTCGGCTTTTTGCCGCCTGATGGTTATGTGGTCGCTCATCGACGCGGTGCAGCTGATGTATTATTGCAATCTGAACGCTACGATATCAAGCAACCAGGTGGTCGCTGGACTAATACGTTAACTAAATCGTTTAGGGCAGAAATTGTGGCACGCAAGGACTCTAAAGTAAAGAATTGGAAAGATTTAAAGGGAAAATCAGTTTCGATTCAAAGTCCCACCTCAACTGCTGGTTATATTTATCCGATTGCAGAATTGAAGCAAAAGGGCTTTGATGTTTTGAAAAATTGTAAATTAGTGACAGTAACAGGTCATGATCAGGCTGTTTTGAATGTGTTAAATGGTGATACGGATGCTGCCTTTGTGTTTGAAGATGCTCGTAACAAGGTGTTAAAGGATTATCCGAAGATTATGAGTAAAGTAGTGCCAATTTACTTTACCAAGGCACGAATTCCGAATGATACTGTTTCGGTAGTACCTAGCATGTCTAAAGCATTTCGGAAAAAGCTGTCTAAGGCTTTTATTGAGATTAGTAAATCCAAAAAAGGCCATAAACTCATTGAAAACGTCTATGCTCATGAAGGGTATGTACCAGTCAAAGACAGTGACTTTGATACTGTACGCAAATATGAAAAAATTGTTAAGACAATGCAAAAATAA
- the phnC gene encoding phosphonate ABC transporter ATP-binding protein, translating to MANSSTQPIIELKNVQKIYGKDIVGLKDVNLTINQGEFVVIVGLSGAGKSTLLRSINRLIDITSGDILINGKSITQAKGKKLRLLRRNIGMIFQSFNLVKRSSVLRNVLTGRVGYYPTWKSSLNLFTKEDKQKAYEALEQVDLADKVYARADELSGGQQQRVAIARVLTQNPDIILADEPTASLDPQTSRRVLQDLKMLNEKHGMTVVINLHSVDLAREFGKRVIGVRSGEIIYDGKMSETSEATFAQIYNGGEQDD from the coding sequence ATGGCAAATTCTTCAACACAGCCAATTATTGAATTAAAGAATGTACAAAAAATCTATGGCAAAGATATTGTTGGCTTAAAGGATGTTAATTTAACAATTAATCAAGGTGAGTTTGTAGTTATTGTTGGCTTATCAGGTGCTGGGAAGTCGACTTTATTACGATCAATTAATCGGTTAATTGATATTACTTCAGGTGACATTTTAATTAATGGTAAATCAATTACGCAAGCTAAAGGTAAGAAGCTGCGATTATTACGGCGTAATATTGGAATGATTTTCCAAAGCTTTAATTTAGTTAAACGTTCAAGTGTCCTGCGGAATGTTTTGACTGGACGTGTAGGCTACTATCCAACTTGGAAGAGTAGTTTGAATTTATTTACTAAAGAAGATAAGCAAAAAGCATATGAAGCTTTAGAGCAGGTGGATTTAGCTGATAAGGTTTATGCACGAGCTGATGAATTATCAGGTGGTCAACAACAACGGGTTGCGATTGCCAGAGTTTTAACTCAGAATCCAGATATAATTTTGGCAGATGAACCAACTGCTTCGCTAGATCCGCAAACTTCACGTCGTGTATTACAGGATCTAAAAATGTTAAATGAAAAGCATGGCATGACTGTCGTAATTAATTTACATAGTGTCGATCTGGCTCGGGAATTTGGTAAGCGAGTAATCGGTGTGCGTAGTGGCGAGATTATTTATGATGGCAAAATGAGTGAGACATCTGAAGCAACTTTTGCCCAAATTTATAATGGCGGTGAGCAGGATGACTGA
- a CDS encoding GntR family transcriptional regulator — MTNKIFSPKEKVYNYLAQQLTLGKINRHEHITEQSLADQLGMSRTPIREALLELSMDNILERIPNKGFRIKFYTKKDLRELYSLIGLLDGKIAESTIDQLTDQDYSLMQFYVDSMNSALANRLYTKYNELQEQFHDIYLDKCANKLLRQELRSKKKSFIGKDYAKLSDTEITNLLKQTILEHQHILNLFKQHNTADLRKYIEEVHWNPNNSRYDVS, encoded by the coding sequence ATGACCAACAAAATTTTTTCTCCAAAAGAGAAAGTTTATAATTATTTAGCCCAACAACTAACACTAGGAAAAATTAATCGCCATGAGCACATCACGGAACAATCCTTAGCAGATCAGCTTGGAATGAGTAGAACCCCTATACGAGAGGCTTTATTAGAACTTTCCATGGATAATATTCTTGAAAGAATTCCCAATAAAGGCTTTAGAATTAAGTTTTATACCAAAAAAGATTTACGTGAGCTTTATAGTTTAATTGGGTTACTTGATGGCAAAATTGCTGAATCAACTATTGACCAATTAACCGATCAAGATTACTCACTCATGCAATTTTACGTAGATAGCATGAATTCTGCACTAGCCAATCGGCTGTATACAAAATACAATGAGCTACAAGAACAATTTCATGATATTTATTTAGATAAGTGTGCCAATAAATTATTAAGACAAGAATTAAGAAGTAAAAAGAAAAGTTTTATTGGCAAGGATTACGCAAAACTATCTGACACAGAAATTACTAATCTATTGAAGCAAACTATTCTTGAGCATCAACATATCCTTAACTTATTCAAGCAGCATAATACAGCTGACTTACGTAAATATATCGAAGAGGTACATTGGAATCCCAATAATTCTCGCTATGATGTTTCTTGA
- a CDS encoding phosphate/phosphite/phosphonate ABC transporter substrate-binding protein has translation MTKLKKVIITFFLLLLTVGATACSNKKETSSKSNSPKSINVQFVPSISANKLESRVKPMEKLLSDKLGIPVHVTMSTDYNTVVEAMKSKKVDVGFLPSDAYVMAHKQHAANLLLQAQRYGIKQPNGQQTDKLVNSYRGQVVVKKSSAIKSWKDLKGKSISVSNPTSDSGYVFPVAELKQKGLDVPKSCKLVTVTGQDQAVLNVLNGDTDAAFTFEDARNSVKEDNPDIMSKVVPIYFTKQIPNDTISVVPNMPKSFQKKLAKAFIEIGKSKKGKKIIERIYSHEGYTYGKDSDYDVIREYNKVIASTKKKND, from the coding sequence ATGACCAAATTAAAAAAAGTAATTATAACGTTTTTCTTGTTGTTGTTAACTGTAGGTGCAACAGCTTGTTCAAACAAAAAGGAAACTTCAAGCAAGAGTAACTCTCCTAAATCAATTAATGTACAGTTTGTGCCAAGTATTTCAGCCAATAAGTTGGAGTCTCGGGTTAAACCGATGGAAAAATTGTTATCAGATAAGCTTGGAATTCCGGTTCATGTAACCATGTCAACTGACTACAATACGGTAGTTGAAGCAATGAAATCTAAGAAAGTTGATGTTGGCTTCCTGCCGTCTGATGCCTATGTAATGGCACACAAGCAACATGCAGCTAATTTACTGTTGCAGGCGCAGAGGTATGGTATCAAGCAACCTAATGGTCAGCAAACTGATAAGTTAGTTAATTCATATCGTGGTCAAGTTGTTGTTAAAAAGAGTTCTGCTATTAAGAGCTGGAAAGACTTAAAAGGTAAGTCAATTTCTGTTTCTAATCCGACATCTGATTCTGGTTATGTTTTTCCAGTGGCAGAATTAAAGCAAAAAGGTCTGGATGTGCCTAAAAGTTGTAAGTTGGTAACAGTGACAGGTCAAGATCAAGCTGTGTTAAACGTCTTGAATGGTGATACAGACGCGGCTTTTACCTTCGAAGATGCTCGTAATAGTGTTAAAGAGGACAACCCAGATATTATGTCTAAGGTAGTGCCGATTTACTTTACTAAGCAAATTCCGAACGATACTATTTCGGTTGTGCCGAATATGCCTAAATCCTTCCAGAAAAAGTTAGCCAAAGCCTTTATTGAAATTGGAAAATCTAAAAAAGGTAAGAAAATTATCGAAAGAATTTATAGTCACGAGGGTTATACTTACGGTAAGGATAGTGACTATGATGTCATTAGAGAATACAATAAGGTAATTGCCTCGACTAAAAAGAAGAACGATTAA
- the arcA gene encoding arginine deiminase, which translates to MSQHAIHVTSEIGKLKTVILKRPGEEVENITPDSMERLLFDDIPYLPIAQEEHDDFANTLKDNGVEVLYMEQLAAQALADEGTKEQFLDQMLAESGYAAGSVHDALKAYLLSLDNQAMVNKIIAGVRKTDIDVKLNSLAELAEDAEYPFLMDPMPNTYFTRDPAAAIGDGLSINHMTFAARNRESLFMQYIIANHPRFKDQGIHVWRDRNHTSRIEGGDELVLSQRVLAIGVSQRTSAKAIEDIAHNLFKDSDFDTVLAIRIPHNHAMMHLDTVFTMINYNQFTVHPAILKADGKLDVYVLTADENGQIKVDYHDDIVEVLKKELNQSEIDLIPTGNGDPIVAPREQWNDGSNTLTIAPGEVVTYNRNYVSNDLLREHGILVHEVRSSELSRGRGGPRCMSMPIVREDI; encoded by the coding sequence ATGTCACAACATGCAATTCATGTAACTTCAGAAATTGGTAAGTTAAAGACTGTTATCTTAAAACGACCTGGTGAGGAAGTTGAGAATATTACCCCAGATTCAATGGAGCGTCTATTATTTGACGATATTCCCTATCTGCCAATTGCTCAAGAAGAACATGACGATTTTGCTAATACTCTAAAAGATAATGGCGTTGAAGTCTTATACATGGAGCAATTAGCTGCTCAAGCTTTGGCTGATGAAGGCACTAAAGAACAATTTCTAGATCAGATGTTGGCAGAGTCAGGTTATGCTGCTGGGTCAGTTCATGATGCCTTAAAAGCATATTTACTTAGCTTGGATAACCAAGCAATGGTTAACAAAATTATTGCTGGTGTTCGCAAGACTGATATCGATGTTAAGCTGAATTCATTAGCAGAATTAGCAGAAGATGCCGAATATCCATTCTTGATGGATCCAATGCCGAATACGTATTTTACAAGAGATCCGGCAGCTGCAATTGGAGATGGTTTATCAATTAATCATATGACTTTTGCTGCGCGTAACCGAGAATCATTATTTATGCAATATATTATTGCTAATCACCCACGCTTTAAAGATCAGGGTATTCATGTTTGGCGTGATCGGAACCACACTAGCCGTATAGAAGGCGGAGACGAACTGGTACTTAGTCAGCGTGTTTTGGCAATTGGTGTTTCACAAAGAACATCAGCTAAGGCGATCGAGGATATTGCTCATAATTTGTTTAAGGATTCTGATTTTGATACCGTTTTGGCGATTCGGATTCCACATAATCATGCAATGATGCACTTAGATACTGTCTTTACGATGATTAATTACAATCAATTTACGGTGCATCCTGCGATTTTAAAAGCAGATGGAAAACTTGATGTATACGTTTTAACTGCTGATGAAAATGGTCAAATTAAAGTTGATTATCATGACGATATTGTTGAAGTTCTGAAAAAAGAATTGAATCAATCAGAAATTGACTTAATCCCAACTGGCAATGGTGATCCAATTGTGGCGCCAAGAGAGCAGTGGAACGATGGTTCTAATACATTAACAATTGCTCCAGGAGAAGTAGTAACTTATAACCGTAATTATGTTTCAAATGATTTGTTACGTGAACACGGTATTTTAGTACATGAGGTTCGCTCGAGTGAATTATCACGCGGTCGTGGTGGTCCTAGATGTATGTCAATGCCAATCGTTAGAGAAGATATTTAA
- a CDS encoding aldose epimerase family protein, which yields MINKTSGTVVDFDEYQEQKIKKFSLTNQHGVTLSVLGLGSTIYEISVPTKTGKRNLVLNYAHSRDYLDNPFYVCMAIGRTAGRIANGRLMLDGQTIQLPTNEGSTTLHGGAQGFNTQIWQGEIVHATNEDVIKMYHEQASSDGFPGQMLVCVTYSLTKDDVVEIKFSANSNEKTVFNPTQHTYFNLGKTETIKQHWLKINSNQVLELDKQKIPTTKKLPVAHTSFDFQGSTKLGTAIAAMSDTNEKGLDDLFVVQPDESGIIAELADPETNISVAIESKRNGLVAFTANSFTEEHMNLIRTKGVGRPYAGIALEPETLTGLEKENDFSEIELQPNRPKSYTIKYHLHF from the coding sequence ATGATAAATAAAACGAGTGGGACAGTAGTAGATTTTGATGAATATCAGGAACAAAAAATTAAAAAGTTCAGTTTGACCAATCAACATGGAGTTACTCTTTCGGTATTGGGCTTAGGTTCAACAATCTATGAAATTAGTGTTCCAACTAAAACTGGTAAACGTAATTTAGTATTAAATTATGCTCATAGTCGAGATTATTTAGATAATCCCTTCTATGTTTGCATGGCGATTGGGAGAACTGCTGGACGAATTGCTAATGGAAGATTGATGCTTGATGGTCAAACTATTCAATTACCAACGAATGAAGGTTCAACTACTCTTCATGGGGGTGCTCAAGGCTTCAATACACAAATTTGGCAGGGTGAAATTGTTCATGCGACTAATGAAGATGTGATCAAGATGTATCACGAACAAGCTAGCAGTGACGGCTTTCCTGGTCAAATGCTAGTCTGTGTTACGTATTCCTTAACTAAGGATGATGTAGTAGAGATTAAGTTTAGTGCTAATAGTAATGAAAAGACGGTTTTTAATCCTACACAGCATACCTATTTTAACCTTGGTAAGACTGAGACTATTAAGCAGCATTGGTTAAAGATAAACAGTAATCAAGTTTTAGAATTAGATAAGCAAAAGATCCCAACTACCAAAAAATTGCCTGTTGCTCATACATCGTTTGATTTTCAAGGTTCAACTAAACTTGGAACAGCAATTGCGGCAATGAGTGACACAAACGAAAAGGGCCTTGACGATCTTTTTGTAGTTCAACCTGATGAAAGTGGAATAATTGCGGAGCTAGCAGATCCAGAAACCAATATCAGTGTAGCAATTGAATCTAAGCGTAATGGATTAGTCGCTTTTACTGCTAACTCCTTTACTGAAGAGCACATGAATCTAATTAGAACAAAAGGTGTTGGACGGCCATACGCAGGGATAGCTTTAGAACCTGAAACTTTGACTGGTCTGGAAAAAGAAAATGATTTTTCTGAGATTGAGTTACAACCAAATAGACCAAAGTCTTATACAATCAAGTACCATTTACACTTTTAA
- a CDS encoding phosphate/phosphite/phosphonate ABC transporter substrate-binding protein, with the protein MKKFRKVLVGAAVFLVAIMATACSNKSKQESQDSYTPKSLKVQFVPSQAATKLESRAKPLEKMLSDRLGIPVHVSMSTDYNTVVEAMKSKKVDVGFLPPNGYILAHKQGAADVLLQAQRYGVKQPNGRPTKDLVDFYRAEIVAKKGSKIKSWKDLKGKSISVQSPTSSAGYVFPIAELKEKGLDVPKSCKLVTVTGQDQAVLNVLNGDTDAAFVFEDARTIVQKDNPKIMDQVVPIYFTKPIPNDTISVVPSMSKSFQKKLANAFIDIGKTKKGKKVIESIYTHEGYVRAKDSDFNVVRKYEKIIESTKKK; encoded by the coding sequence ATGAAGAAGTTTAGAAAAGTTCTAGTTGGTGCTGCTGTTTTTTTGGTAGCAATAATGGCAACCGCTTGTTCCAATAAGAGTAAGCAAGAAAGCCAAGATAGTTACACACCCAAGTCTTTAAAAGTGCAATTCGTACCTAGTCAAGCTGCAACTAAGCTCGAATCACGTGCTAAGCCACTTGAAAAAATGCTTTCCGACCGTTTAGGAATTCCAGTTCATGTGTCAATGTCAACTGACTATAACACGGTAGTCGAAGCGATGAAGTCTAAAAAAGTTGATGTTGGTTTCTTGCCACCAAATGGGTATATTTTAGCGCATAAACAAGGTGCAGCTGATGTGTTGTTGCAAGCACAAAGATATGGCGTCAAACAACCTAATGGTCGACCAACTAAGGACTTAGTTGATTTTTATCGAGCAGAGATTGTTGCTAAGAAAGGTTCTAAAATTAAGAGCTGGAAAGACTTAAAGGGTAAGTCAATTTCTGTGCAAAGCCCAACTTCATCTGCTGGTTATGTTTTTCCAATTGCTGAATTAAAGGAAAAAGGCTTGGATGTTCCTAAGAGTTGTAAATTGGTAACTGTTACTGGTCAAGACCAAGCTGTCTTGAATGTCTTAAATGGTGATACAGATGCAGCCTTTGTCTTTGAGGATGCCCGTACAATCGTTCAAAAAGATAACCCAAAGATTATGGATCAGGTTGTCCCAATCTACTTTACAAAGCCAATTCCTAACGATACGATTTCGGTTGTTCCAAGCATGTCAAAATCTTTCCAGAAAAAATTAGCTAATGCCTTCATTGATATTGGTAAAACCAAGAAGGGTAAGAAGGTAATTGAAAGTATTTATACTCATGAAGGTTATGTTCGCGCTAAAGATAGCGACTTTAACGTTGTGCGTAAATATGAAAAGATTATCGAATCAACCAAAAAGAAATAG
- a CDS encoding basic amino acid/polyamine antiporter — translation MEKKKKIGGFTLVMLIVTASIGAGVLALNSQLAQAAAPGPALIAWGIVGLGSLLLAATLNNLLNKCPQLDGIFAYGKKGFGDFTGFLSGWGYWMSGWLGNVAISTVFMSTLGSFLPIFSKSNSPYTITGASICTWLLILLVSRGIENAAFLDSIITICKLVPIITFIIISWVVFKVGFFSRNFWGNLTNSFNLQTTFSQVKNCFVVMMWLFVGLEGATVLAARAKSKKTAGRSTLVGVILLLVIYILTSILPYGYFTRKQLINAPQPPMAYLLSKIVGNWGGLLITVGVLLSSLGTLISGTILPSETMQSMAQDQLLTNKLNNKNSFGAPTTALLVTGTVIQLFLISLLFTNKAYKLTYSLSTVAIIITYLIIAAFQVKISWQEKNLLQLLIGVGTLIFEVIGILSAGLKYLLACTIIYIPGLYLYYRTIKAKRKLTLPEKLAIAIITIIGLSALIVLITGKLSL, via the coding sequence ATGGAAAAAAAGAAAAAAATAGGCGGTTTCACTTTAGTCATGTTAATTGTAACTGCTTCAATTGGGGCGGGAGTTTTAGCTCTCAACAGTCAGTTAGCGCAAGCAGCCGCACCTGGTCCTGCCCTAATTGCTTGGGGAATTGTTGGCTTAGGAAGCTTATTACTAGCAGCAACACTTAATAATTTACTCAATAAATGCCCTCAACTTGATGGTATTTTTGCTTACGGCAAAAAAGGGTTTGGCGATTTCACTGGCTTTTTAAGCGGTTGGGGTTATTGGATGTCAGGCTGGCTAGGTAATGTCGCAATCTCAACTGTTTTCATGAGTACATTAGGGAGTTTTTTACCAATTTTTTCTAAAAGTAATAGCCCTTACACAATTACAGGGGCTAGTATTTGCACATGGCTGTTAATTTTATTAGTTTCGCGTGGGATTGAAAATGCTGCTTTTCTAGACTCAATTATTACAATTTGCAAATTAGTTCCAATTATCACTTTTATCATTATTAGCTGGGTAGTTTTTAAAGTTGGCTTTTTCTCTCGTAACTTTTGGGGTAATCTGACTAATTCCTTCAATTTGCAGACTACTTTTTCACAAGTAAAAAATTGTTTTGTAGTTATGATGTGGCTCTTCGTCGGATTAGAGGGAGCCACTGTTTTAGCCGCACGCGCAAAAAGTAAAAAAACTGCAGGACGTTCTACTTTAGTAGGCGTTATTTTATTACTCGTAATTTATATTCTAACTTCGATTTTACCTTATGGCTATTTCACTCGAAAACAATTGATTAATGCTCCTCAACCACCTATGGCCTATTTGTTAAGTAAAATAGTTGGAAATTGGGGAGGCTTATTAATTACTGTGGGGGTACTTTTATCTTCACTTGGTACTTTAATTTCCGGAACTATCTTACCTTCAGAAACAATGCAATCAATGGCTCAAGATCAACTTTTAACTAATAAGCTGAATAATAAAAATAGTTTCGGGGCACCAACAACCGCATTATTAGTAACCGGTACAGTAATTCAACTATTTTTAATCAGTCTATTATTTACTAATAAAGCATACAAATTAACCTATAGTCTAAGTACTGTTGCCATTATCATTACCTATCTAATTATTGCTGCCTTTCAAGTCAAGATTTCCTGGCAAGAAAAAAACCTACTACAATTATTAATTGGAGTAGGTACATTGATTTTTGAAGTAATTGGGATTCTCTCAGCTGGCTTAAAATATCTTCTTGCCTGTACAATTATTTATATTCCTGGTCTATATCTTTACTATCGCACAATCAAAGCGAAGCGAAAATTAACTTTACCAGAAAAACTAGCTATCGCAATTATTACAATTATTGGTCTATCTGCCTTAATAGTCTTAATCACTGGAAAACTATCACTATAA
- a CDS encoding DNA-3-methyladenine glycosylase I — translation MTETKRCPWCTDSDTLMQKYHDHEWGKLNLDEKHLYEMLVLESFQSGLSWSTVLHKRSNFRKAFNDFDLLTVAKMDETDVTRLMQDSSIIRNRMKITAAINNAKMILKIEATQGSFAQYLQQFVKTPIVHHFENTERLPTTNSVATDLARQMKKDGFSFVGPVTIYSYLQSIGLINDHLEYCVFKYHG, via the coding sequence ATGACTGAAACAAAACGCTGTCCTTGGTGCACCGACAGTGATACTTTAATGCAGAAATATCATGATCATGAATGGGGAAAACTAAACTTAGATGAAAAACATCTTTACGAAATGCTAGTCTTAGAGTCATTTCAATCTGGTCTAAGTTGGTCAACTGTACTGCATAAACGAAGCAACTTTCGCAAAGCATTTAATGATTTTGATTTGTTAACTGTTGCAAAGATGGACGAAACAGATGTTACTCGACTAATGCAGGATAGTTCTATCATACGTAACAGGATGAAGATTACTGCTGCAATTAATAATGCCAAAATGATTTTAAAAATTGAAGCAACCCAAGGCAGCTTTGCTCAATACTTACAACAATTTGTTAAAACACCAATTGTGCATCATTTTGAGAATACCGAGAGATTACCTACTACCAATTCTGTTGCTACTGACTTAGCTAGGCAAATGAAAAAAGATGGGTTCTCATTTGTTGGCCCAGTTACAATCTATTCATATTTGCAAAGTATTGGTTTAATTAATGATCACTTAGAATACTGTGTATTTAAATATCATGGCTAA